From Daucus carota subsp. sativus chromosome 6, DH1 v3.0, whole genome shotgun sequence, the proteins below share one genomic window:
- the LOC108226395 gene encoding cold-responsive protein kinase 1-like isoform X2: MACFTTCFNRKTPPPTKHGITLEEEVSNIQNIILYSYKELRRACDNFRAVNKIGMGGFGSVYKGKLKNGTMVAVKVLSEGSTQGIQEFLTEITMISSMQHDNLVKLYGCCAEGVHRILVYGYLENNSLAQTLLGPNHRNIQFSWNVRKEICIGVARGLAYLHEEIQPHIVHRDIKASNILLDENLNAKISDFGLAKLFPPNMTHISTHVAGTLGYLAPEYALRRQLTRKADIYSFGVLLLEIVCGRCNKNERSPTEDETLLGKAWELYNKGELLELIDASLARDTNMDEAVKYVKICFVCTQEMPKLRPLMSTVVKMLTGEIEVQGKLIAKPGILPEAFLRRNIITGDASSPGYSSIEASPMRESTFISHGTMTFSSIYNRNS; encoded by the exons ATGGCTTGCTTTACTACATGTTTTAACAGAAAGACACCACCTCCAACAAAGCACGGCATAACATTGGAGGAAG AGGTCTCAAACATTCAAAACATCATATTGTACTCTTATAAAGAGCTGCGAAGAGCCTGTGATAATTTTCGTGCAGTTAATAAGATTGGGATGGGAGGTTTCGGTTCTGTTTACAAG GGGAAGCTGAAGAATGGCACCATGGTGGCAGTAAAAGTGCTTTCTGAGGGATCGACACAGGGCATCCAGGAGTTCTTGACTGAGATAACAATGATCTCTTCTATGCAACATGATAATCTAGTTAAGCTGTATGGTTGTTGTGCAGAAGGAGTTCATAGGATCCTTGTATATGGTTATCTTGAAAATAATAGCCTTGCTCAAACCCTACTAG GTCCTAACCACCGAAACATTCAGTTCAGCTGGAATGTAAGGAAGGAAATTTGCATTGGGGTTGCACGAGGTCTCGCATACCTTCATGAGgaaatccaacctcatatagTCCACAGAGACATTAAAGCAAGTAATATTCTCCTAGATGAAAACCTTAATGCCAAGATTTCAGATTTTGGGCTCGCCAAGCTTTTCCCACCAAACATGACTCACATAAGCACACATGTTGCAGGAACCTT AGGGTATTTGGCCCCAGAGTATGCACTGAGACGCCAGCTAACTCGAAAAGCagatatatatagttttggTGTTCTCCTCTTGGAAATTGTTTGTGGAAGATGCAACAAGAATGAGCGGTCACCTACAGAAGACGAGACTCTCCTTGGAAAG GCTTGGGAATTGTACAATAAAGGAGAACTACTGGAACTGATAGACGCATCATTGGCGCGAGACACAAACATGGATGAGGCTGTTAAGTACGTCAAAATTTGTTTCGTTTGCACCCAAGAAATGCCAAAACTGAGGCCACTCATGTCCACAGTTGTGAAGATGTTAACAGGTGAAATTGAGGTGCAAGGGAAGCTGATAGCCAAGCCGGGGATACTTCCAGAAGCGTTTCTCAGGAGGAATATTATTACAGGAGATGCATCATCACCTGGTTATTCTAGCATTGAGGCCTCACCAATGCGTGAGAGTACCTTCATATCACATGGCACTATGACTTTTTCATCAATATATAACCGAAACAGCTGA
- the LOC108226391 gene encoding increased DNA methylation 1 isoform X1, producing the protein MVFSSEVKSLHDDGFEGSENESHTYRKVYFANNCGRSTKRCLVTGVINFRHYYSKNADLSLCSNSENSGVTSQDDPYETKEDPKEKSELPHLSEEFEQAVGDPDVKAKRRKLSVNSPSNAKSYIHNVFNSSAPLKEVVSDMPQSASPFFHHPVMCRIVELTRHGVSCCCYLLKKHRGMNLSGDTYDNEYSRCKLFNVDGSEQKEFADTKAIASPVSQESSATKLLVASPDIVASDFGCHQPLKRRWSKSCFVELDEAEMSLRKESKNNPRPVLRYYINRLFKAAGWVVGRRTRSDKYYGHGGFIYISPEGRPIREFCKAWVLCGQGLFIASKTTLPESDVKQWIDRAQFWSDLNDASAKIEEMDKWGTTSALAHCWYLLDPFAKLVLIDKLFSSLKAGKMVLARRSILVNPKRANDAVINLKNVANARYLLGVGHATDQHHGSSLVLDQALVGSNEIDISKQDQHLQAVLVTSPKSRPYNVSKENFGRNINCGEISVNEKSCLALLSLQAYGSDSSSDQIGNYLLDIPIIKPRKPCIKDKNRQKILLKGRLKDSDLLISAIVRKKSCKSTTKLPEVRKISCKSKSFRKYKKQKRSCKLLPRSFNRSGMPNMEAKGSPSGSRTVLSWLINSGFISLNEVIQYRNTEDDTVVKDGLISWEGILCGCCDTVLSLTEFKFHAGFRLNHPCLNLFMESGKPFTLCQLEAWSVEYKARKSAPRTAQVDESDENDDSCGLCGGEGELICCDNCPSTFHQACLYEQEIPEGSWYCSRCTCQICRDVVNDKKPLRSSNSLACAQCERKYHENCLKEKGIKEEASDIWFCGKECYKVYSGLHRRVGLMNLLSDGFGWTILRCVHGDKNVHSAQQFVALKAECNIKLAVALKIMEESFLPMVDARTGIDMVPHVLYNRGSEFARLDYH; encoded by the exons ATGGTATTCAGCAGCGAAGTTAAATCTCTACATGATGATGGCTTTGAGGGCTCAGAAAATGAGTCCCATACTTATAGAAAAGTTTACTTTGCAAATAATTGTGGTAGAAGTACTAAACGGTGTCTTGTCACCGGAGTCATAAATTTTAGACATTATTATAGCAAGAATGCAGATTTGTCGCTTTGTTCAAACAGTGAAAACTCTGGTGTTACTAGTCAGGATGATCCATATGAGACAAAGGAGGATCCAAAAGAGAAATCTGAACTTCCACATCTCTCTGAAGAATTCGAACAGGCAGTGGGAGACCCTGATGTGAAGGCTAAACGAAGGAAATTATCTGTCAACAGCCCATCTAATGCCaaatcatatatacataatGTGTTTAATTCTTCAGCTCCATTAAAGGAGGTTGTTTCTGACATGCCACAATCAGCTTCACCTTTTTTCCATCACCCTGTAATGTGTCGCATAGTTGAATTAACTAGACATGGTGTTTCATGTTGTTGCTATCTGCTAAAGAAGCACCGTGGTATGAACTTAAGTGGGGACACTTATGACAATGAATATTCCAGGTGTAAGTTATTCAATGTTGATGGCAGTGAGCAGAAGGAATTCGCAGATACTAAAGCTATTGCATCACCTGTTTCTCAAGAGAGCTCTGCTACAAAACTTTTGGTTGCCAGTCCCGATATAGTTGCTAGCGACTTTGGATGTCATCAACCGTTGAAGCGACGCTGGAGTAAATCATGCTTTGTAGAACTAGATGAAGCAGAAATGTCATTGAGAAAAGAGTCCAAGAATAATCCACGCCCTGTTCTCCGTTACTACATCAACCGTCTATTTAAAGCCGCAGGTTGGGTGGTAGGAAGGCGTACAAGGTCCGATAAATACTATGGACATGGAGGATTCATCTATATATCACCTGAGGGAAGGCCAATACGTGAATTCTGTAAAGCATGGGTATTATGTGGGCAGGGTCTGTTTATAGCTTCAAAGACTACCCTACCTGAAAGTGATGTCAAGCAGTGGATAGATCGGGCTCAATTCTGGTCTGATCTAAACGATGCATCAGCCAAAATTGAAGAAATGGATAAATGGGGAACTACTTCAGCATTAGCACATTGTTGGTATCTTCTAGATCCATTTGCTAAACTGGTGCTGATTGACAAATTGTTCAGCTCATTAAAAGCAGGAAAAATGGTACTTGCCAGGAGGAGTATTTTGGTTAATCCAAAGAGAGCAAATGACGCtgttataaatttgaaaaacgTGGCAAATGCTCGGTACCTTTTAGGTGTAGGACACGCGACAGATCAACATCATGGATCTTCTCTTGTTTTAGATCAAGCATTGGTAGGTTCTAATGAAATTGATATTAGCAAGCAGGATCAACATTTACAGGCAGTATTAGTGACAAGTCCGAAGTCTAGACCATATAATGTATCCAAAGAGAATTTTGGCAGAAACATAAATTGTGGAGAAATCTCTGTCAATGAAAAAAGCTGCCTGGCATTATTATCTTTGCAAGCTTATGGTTCGGATAGCAGTTCTGACCAGATAGGTAATTACCTGCTTGACATTCCTATCATTAAGCCGAGAAAACCTTGCATCAAAGATAAAAATCgacagaaaatattattaaaggGTCGACTTAAAGATAGTGACCTTTTAATTTCTGCGATAGTAAGAAAGAAAAGTTGCAAATCTACTACCAAACTGCCCGAGGTGAGAAAGATTTCGTGCAAATCAAAATCTTTCAGAAAGTACAAGAAACAAAAGAGAAGTTGCAAGTTGCTTCCACGGAGTTTCAACAGGAGTGGGATGCCTAACATGGAAGCAAAAGGTTCGCCCTCAGGTTCCAGAACAGTATTGTCCTGGTTAATCAATTCGGGATTTATATCTCTTAATGAAGTGATACAGTACCGGAATACAGAAGATGACACTGTGGTTAAAGATGGTTTGATTAGTTGGGAGGGGATTTTATGTGGGTGCTGTGACACAGTACTCTCTCTCACTGAGTTCAAGTTTCATGCTGGTTTCAGGCTGAACCACCCATGTCTAAATCTTTTCATGGAGTCTGGCAAGCCATTCACCTTATGCCAACTCGAGGCATGGTCGGTAGAATATAAGGCTAGGAAGAGTGCTCCTCGAACTGCACAAGTTGATGAATCGGATGAAAATGATGACAGTTGCGGACTGTGTGGTGGTGAGGGTGAGTTGATATGCTGTGACAATTGCCCATCTACATTCCATCAAGCTTGCTTGTATGAACAG gagatacctgaagGCAGCTGGTATTGTTCACGCTGCACTTGCCAGATCTGCAGGGATGTGGTCAATGATAAAAAGCCTTTGAGATCCTCTAATTCATTAGCGTGTGCCCAGTGTGAACGGAAAT ATCATGAGAATTGCCTGAAGGAAAAGGGTATAAAAGAAGAGGCTTCTGACATCTGGTTCTGTGGAAAAGAGTGCTACAAG
- the LOC108226391 gene encoding increased DNA methylation 1 isoform X3, which yields MVFSSEVKSLHDDGFEGSENESHTYRKVYFANNCGRSTKRCLVTGVINFRHYYSKNADLSLCSNSENSGVTSQDDPYETKEDPKEKSELPHLSEEFEQAVGDPDVKAKRRKLSVNSPSNAKSYIHNVFNSSAPLKEVVSDMPQSASPFFHHPVMCRIVELTRHGVSCCCYLLKKHRGMNLSGDTYDNEYSRCKLFNVDGSEQKEFADTKAIASPVSQESSATKLLVASPDIVASDFGCHQPLKRRWSKSCFVELDEAEMSLRKESKNNPRPVLRYYINRLFKAAGWVVGRRTRSDKYYGHGGFIYISPEGRPIREFCKAWVLCGQGLFIASKTTLPESDVKQWIDRAQFWSDLNDASAKIEEMDKWGTTSALAHCWYLLDPFAKLVLIDKLFSSLKAGKMVLARRSILVNPKRANDAVINLKNVANARYLLGVGHATDQHHGSSLVLDQALVGSNEIDISKQDQHLQAVLVTSPKSRPYNVSKENFGRNINCGEISVNEKSCLALLSLQAYGSDSSSDQIGNYLLDIPIIKPRKPCIKDKNRQKILLKGRLKDSDLLISAIVRKKSCKSTTKLPEVRKISCKSKSFRKYKKQKRSCKLLPRSFNRSGMPNMEAKGSPSGSRTVLSWLINSGFISLNEVIQYRNTEDDTVVKDGLISWEGILCGCCDTVLSLTEFKFHAGFRLNHPCLNLFMESGKPFTLCQLEAWSVEYKARKSAPRTAQVDESDENDDSCGLCGGEGELICCDNCPSTFHQACLYEQEIPEGSWYCSRCTCQICRDVVNDKKPLRSSNSLACAQCERKYHENCLKEKGIKEEASDIWFCGKECYKV from the exons ATGGTATTCAGCAGCGAAGTTAAATCTCTACATGATGATGGCTTTGAGGGCTCAGAAAATGAGTCCCATACTTATAGAAAAGTTTACTTTGCAAATAATTGTGGTAGAAGTACTAAACGGTGTCTTGTCACCGGAGTCATAAATTTTAGACATTATTATAGCAAGAATGCAGATTTGTCGCTTTGTTCAAACAGTGAAAACTCTGGTGTTACTAGTCAGGATGATCCATATGAGACAAAGGAGGATCCAAAAGAGAAATCTGAACTTCCACATCTCTCTGAAGAATTCGAACAGGCAGTGGGAGACCCTGATGTGAAGGCTAAACGAAGGAAATTATCTGTCAACAGCCCATCTAATGCCaaatcatatatacataatGTGTTTAATTCTTCAGCTCCATTAAAGGAGGTTGTTTCTGACATGCCACAATCAGCTTCACCTTTTTTCCATCACCCTGTAATGTGTCGCATAGTTGAATTAACTAGACATGGTGTTTCATGTTGTTGCTATCTGCTAAAGAAGCACCGTGGTATGAACTTAAGTGGGGACACTTATGACAATGAATATTCCAGGTGTAAGTTATTCAATGTTGATGGCAGTGAGCAGAAGGAATTCGCAGATACTAAAGCTATTGCATCACCTGTTTCTCAAGAGAGCTCTGCTACAAAACTTTTGGTTGCCAGTCCCGATATAGTTGCTAGCGACTTTGGATGTCATCAACCGTTGAAGCGACGCTGGAGTAAATCATGCTTTGTAGAACTAGATGAAGCAGAAATGTCATTGAGAAAAGAGTCCAAGAATAATCCACGCCCTGTTCTCCGTTACTACATCAACCGTCTATTTAAAGCCGCAGGTTGGGTGGTAGGAAGGCGTACAAGGTCCGATAAATACTATGGACATGGAGGATTCATCTATATATCACCTGAGGGAAGGCCAATACGTGAATTCTGTAAAGCATGGGTATTATGTGGGCAGGGTCTGTTTATAGCTTCAAAGACTACCCTACCTGAAAGTGATGTCAAGCAGTGGATAGATCGGGCTCAATTCTGGTCTGATCTAAACGATGCATCAGCCAAAATTGAAGAAATGGATAAATGGGGAACTACTTCAGCATTAGCACATTGTTGGTATCTTCTAGATCCATTTGCTAAACTGGTGCTGATTGACAAATTGTTCAGCTCATTAAAAGCAGGAAAAATGGTACTTGCCAGGAGGAGTATTTTGGTTAATCCAAAGAGAGCAAATGACGCtgttataaatttgaaaaacgTGGCAAATGCTCGGTACCTTTTAGGTGTAGGACACGCGACAGATCAACATCATGGATCTTCTCTTGTTTTAGATCAAGCATTGGTAGGTTCTAATGAAATTGATATTAGCAAGCAGGATCAACATTTACAGGCAGTATTAGTGACAAGTCCGAAGTCTAGACCATATAATGTATCCAAAGAGAATTTTGGCAGAAACATAAATTGTGGAGAAATCTCTGTCAATGAAAAAAGCTGCCTGGCATTATTATCTTTGCAAGCTTATGGTTCGGATAGCAGTTCTGACCAGATAGGTAATTACCTGCTTGACATTCCTATCATTAAGCCGAGAAAACCTTGCATCAAAGATAAAAATCgacagaaaatattattaaaggGTCGACTTAAAGATAGTGACCTTTTAATTTCTGCGATAGTAAGAAAGAAAAGTTGCAAATCTACTACCAAACTGCCCGAGGTGAGAAAGATTTCGTGCAAATCAAAATCTTTCAGAAAGTACAAGAAACAAAAGAGAAGTTGCAAGTTGCTTCCACGGAGTTTCAACAGGAGTGGGATGCCTAACATGGAAGCAAAAGGTTCGCCCTCAGGTTCCAGAACAGTATTGTCCTGGTTAATCAATTCGGGATTTATATCTCTTAATGAAGTGATACAGTACCGGAATACAGAAGATGACACTGTGGTTAAAGATGGTTTGATTAGTTGGGAGGGGATTTTATGTGGGTGCTGTGACACAGTACTCTCTCTCACTGAGTTCAAGTTTCATGCTGGTTTCAGGCTGAACCACCCATGTCTAAATCTTTTCATGGAGTCTGGCAAGCCATTCACCTTATGCCAACTCGAGGCATGGTCGGTAGAATATAAGGCTAGGAAGAGTGCTCCTCGAACTGCACAAGTTGATGAATCGGATGAAAATGATGACAGTTGCGGACTGTGTGGTGGTGAGGGTGAGTTGATATGCTGTGACAATTGCCCATCTACATTCCATCAAGCTTGCTTGTATGAACAG gagatacctgaagGCAGCTGGTATTGTTCACGCTGCACTTGCCAGATCTGCAGGGATGTGGTCAATGATAAAAAGCCTTTGAGATCCTCTAATTCATTAGCGTGTGCCCAGTGTGAACGGAAAT ATCATGAGAATTGCCTGAAGGAAAAGGGTATAAAAGAAGAGGCTTCTGACATCTGGTTCTGTGGAAAAGAGTGCTACAAG
- the LOC108226395 gene encoding cold-responsive protein kinase 1-like isoform X1 → MRGVDIAIIQLSKNYKLRSLECSNISQKLEKSYSGSLTHQPGVVCAKYQLINLESTSGVMACFTTCFNRKTPPPTKHGITLEEEVSNIQNIILYSYKELRRACDNFRAVNKIGMGGFGSVYKGKLKNGTMVAVKVLSEGSTQGIQEFLTEITMISSMQHDNLVKLYGCCAEGVHRILVYGYLENNSLAQTLLGPNHRNIQFSWNVRKEICIGVARGLAYLHEEIQPHIVHRDIKASNILLDENLNAKISDFGLAKLFPPNMTHISTHVAGTLGYLAPEYALRRQLTRKADIYSFGVLLLEIVCGRCNKNERSPTEDETLLGKAWELYNKGELLELIDASLARDTNMDEAVKYVKICFVCTQEMPKLRPLMSTVVKMLTGEIEVQGKLIAKPGILPEAFLRRNIITGDASSPGYSSIEASPMRESTFISHGTMTFSSIYNRNS, encoded by the exons ATGAGGGGGGTTGATATAGCAATCATCCAACTATCCAAGAACTATAAGCTCAGGAGTCTGGAGTGTTCAAACATTTCTCAAAAACTCGAAAAGTCCTATTCGGGAAGCCTTACCCATCAACCG GGTGTTGTATGCGCGAAGTATCAGCTAATCAACCTAGAATCAACAAGTGGTGTAATGGCTTGCTTTACTACATGTTTTAACAGAAAGACACCACCTCCAACAAAGCACGGCATAACATTGGAGGAAG AGGTCTCAAACATTCAAAACATCATATTGTACTCTTATAAAGAGCTGCGAAGAGCCTGTGATAATTTTCGTGCAGTTAATAAGATTGGGATGGGAGGTTTCGGTTCTGTTTACAAG GGGAAGCTGAAGAATGGCACCATGGTGGCAGTAAAAGTGCTTTCTGAGGGATCGACACAGGGCATCCAGGAGTTCTTGACTGAGATAACAATGATCTCTTCTATGCAACATGATAATCTAGTTAAGCTGTATGGTTGTTGTGCAGAAGGAGTTCATAGGATCCTTGTATATGGTTATCTTGAAAATAATAGCCTTGCTCAAACCCTACTAG GTCCTAACCACCGAAACATTCAGTTCAGCTGGAATGTAAGGAAGGAAATTTGCATTGGGGTTGCACGAGGTCTCGCATACCTTCATGAGgaaatccaacctcatatagTCCACAGAGACATTAAAGCAAGTAATATTCTCCTAGATGAAAACCTTAATGCCAAGATTTCAGATTTTGGGCTCGCCAAGCTTTTCCCACCAAACATGACTCACATAAGCACACATGTTGCAGGAACCTT AGGGTATTTGGCCCCAGAGTATGCACTGAGACGCCAGCTAACTCGAAAAGCagatatatatagttttggTGTTCTCCTCTTGGAAATTGTTTGTGGAAGATGCAACAAGAATGAGCGGTCACCTACAGAAGACGAGACTCTCCTTGGAAAG GCTTGGGAATTGTACAATAAAGGAGAACTACTGGAACTGATAGACGCATCATTGGCGCGAGACACAAACATGGATGAGGCTGTTAAGTACGTCAAAATTTGTTTCGTTTGCACCCAAGAAATGCCAAAACTGAGGCCACTCATGTCCACAGTTGTGAAGATGTTAACAGGTGAAATTGAGGTGCAAGGGAAGCTGATAGCCAAGCCGGGGATACTTCCAGAAGCGTTTCTCAGGAGGAATATTATTACAGGAGATGCATCATCACCTGGTTATTCTAGCATTGAGGCCTCACCAATGCGTGAGAGTACCTTCATATCACATGGCACTATGACTTTTTCATCAATATATAACCGAAACAGCTGA
- the LOC108226391 gene encoding increased DNA methylation 1 isoform X2 translates to MVFSSEVKSLHDDGFEGSENESHTYRKVYFANNCGRSTKRCLVTGVINFRHYYSKNADLSLCSNSENSGVTSQDDPYETKEDPKEKSELPHLSEEFEQAVGDPDVKAKRRKLSVNSPSNAKSYIHNVFNSSAPLKEVVSDMPQSASPFFHHPVMCRIVELTRHGVSCCCYLLKKHRGMNLSGDTYDNEYSRCKLFNVDGSEQKEFADTKAIASPVSQESSATKLLVASPDIVASDFGCHQPLKRRWSKSCFVELDEAEMSLRKESKNNPRPVLRYYINRLFKAAGWVVGRRTRSDKYYGHGGFIYISPEGRPIREFCKAWVLCGQGLFIASKTTLPESDVKQWIDRAQFWSDLNDASAKIEEMDKWGTTSALAHCWYLLDPFAKLVLIDKLFSSLKAGKMVLARRSILVNPKRANDAVINLKNVANARYLLGVGHATDQHHGSSLVLDQALVGSNEIDISKQDQHLQAVLVTSPKSRPYNVSKENFGRNINCGEISVNEKSCLALLSLQAYGSDSSSDQIGNYLLDIPIIKPRKPCIKDKNRQKILLKGRLKDSDLLISAIVRKKSCKSTTKLPEVRKISCKSKSFRKYKKQKRSCKLLPRSFNRSGMPNMEAKGSPSGSRTVLSWLINSGFISLNEVIQYRNTEDDTVVKDGLISWEGILCGCCDTVLSLTEFKFHAGFRLNHPCLNLFMESGKPFTLCQLEAWSVEYKARKSAPRTAQVDESDENDDSCGLCGGEGELICCDNCPSTFHQACLYEQEIPEGSWYCSRCTCQICRDVVNDKKPLRSSNSLACAQCERKYHENCLKEKGIKEEASDIWFCGKECYKVYSGLHRRVGLMNLLSDGFGWTILRSEFARLDYH, encoded by the exons ATGGTATTCAGCAGCGAAGTTAAATCTCTACATGATGATGGCTTTGAGGGCTCAGAAAATGAGTCCCATACTTATAGAAAAGTTTACTTTGCAAATAATTGTGGTAGAAGTACTAAACGGTGTCTTGTCACCGGAGTCATAAATTTTAGACATTATTATAGCAAGAATGCAGATTTGTCGCTTTGTTCAAACAGTGAAAACTCTGGTGTTACTAGTCAGGATGATCCATATGAGACAAAGGAGGATCCAAAAGAGAAATCTGAACTTCCACATCTCTCTGAAGAATTCGAACAGGCAGTGGGAGACCCTGATGTGAAGGCTAAACGAAGGAAATTATCTGTCAACAGCCCATCTAATGCCaaatcatatatacataatGTGTTTAATTCTTCAGCTCCATTAAAGGAGGTTGTTTCTGACATGCCACAATCAGCTTCACCTTTTTTCCATCACCCTGTAATGTGTCGCATAGTTGAATTAACTAGACATGGTGTTTCATGTTGTTGCTATCTGCTAAAGAAGCACCGTGGTATGAACTTAAGTGGGGACACTTATGACAATGAATATTCCAGGTGTAAGTTATTCAATGTTGATGGCAGTGAGCAGAAGGAATTCGCAGATACTAAAGCTATTGCATCACCTGTTTCTCAAGAGAGCTCTGCTACAAAACTTTTGGTTGCCAGTCCCGATATAGTTGCTAGCGACTTTGGATGTCATCAACCGTTGAAGCGACGCTGGAGTAAATCATGCTTTGTAGAACTAGATGAAGCAGAAATGTCATTGAGAAAAGAGTCCAAGAATAATCCACGCCCTGTTCTCCGTTACTACATCAACCGTCTATTTAAAGCCGCAGGTTGGGTGGTAGGAAGGCGTACAAGGTCCGATAAATACTATGGACATGGAGGATTCATCTATATATCACCTGAGGGAAGGCCAATACGTGAATTCTGTAAAGCATGGGTATTATGTGGGCAGGGTCTGTTTATAGCTTCAAAGACTACCCTACCTGAAAGTGATGTCAAGCAGTGGATAGATCGGGCTCAATTCTGGTCTGATCTAAACGATGCATCAGCCAAAATTGAAGAAATGGATAAATGGGGAACTACTTCAGCATTAGCACATTGTTGGTATCTTCTAGATCCATTTGCTAAACTGGTGCTGATTGACAAATTGTTCAGCTCATTAAAAGCAGGAAAAATGGTACTTGCCAGGAGGAGTATTTTGGTTAATCCAAAGAGAGCAAATGACGCtgttataaatttgaaaaacgTGGCAAATGCTCGGTACCTTTTAGGTGTAGGACACGCGACAGATCAACATCATGGATCTTCTCTTGTTTTAGATCAAGCATTGGTAGGTTCTAATGAAATTGATATTAGCAAGCAGGATCAACATTTACAGGCAGTATTAGTGACAAGTCCGAAGTCTAGACCATATAATGTATCCAAAGAGAATTTTGGCAGAAACATAAATTGTGGAGAAATCTCTGTCAATGAAAAAAGCTGCCTGGCATTATTATCTTTGCAAGCTTATGGTTCGGATAGCAGTTCTGACCAGATAGGTAATTACCTGCTTGACATTCCTATCATTAAGCCGAGAAAACCTTGCATCAAAGATAAAAATCgacagaaaatattattaaaggGTCGACTTAAAGATAGTGACCTTTTAATTTCTGCGATAGTAAGAAAGAAAAGTTGCAAATCTACTACCAAACTGCCCGAGGTGAGAAAGATTTCGTGCAAATCAAAATCTTTCAGAAAGTACAAGAAACAAAAGAGAAGTTGCAAGTTGCTTCCACGGAGTTTCAACAGGAGTGGGATGCCTAACATGGAAGCAAAAGGTTCGCCCTCAGGTTCCAGAACAGTATTGTCCTGGTTAATCAATTCGGGATTTATATCTCTTAATGAAGTGATACAGTACCGGAATACAGAAGATGACACTGTGGTTAAAGATGGTTTGATTAGTTGGGAGGGGATTTTATGTGGGTGCTGTGACACAGTACTCTCTCTCACTGAGTTCAAGTTTCATGCTGGTTTCAGGCTGAACCACCCATGTCTAAATCTTTTCATGGAGTCTGGCAAGCCATTCACCTTATGCCAACTCGAGGCATGGTCGGTAGAATATAAGGCTAGGAAGAGTGCTCCTCGAACTGCACAAGTTGATGAATCGGATGAAAATGATGACAGTTGCGGACTGTGTGGTGGTGAGGGTGAGTTGATATGCTGTGACAATTGCCCATCTACATTCCATCAAGCTTGCTTGTATGAACAG gagatacctgaagGCAGCTGGTATTGTTCACGCTGCACTTGCCAGATCTGCAGGGATGTGGTCAATGATAAAAAGCCTTTGAGATCCTCTAATTCATTAGCGTGTGCCCAGTGTGAACGGAAAT ATCATGAGAATTGCCTGAAGGAAAAGGGTATAAAAGAAGAGGCTTCTGACATCTGGTTCTGTGGAAAAGAGTGCTACAAG